The Osmerus eperlanus chromosome 1, fOsmEpe2.1, whole genome shotgun sequence genome includes the window TTGGGCAGAAAACCTTGACGCACACCTGTCCCGTGCATACATGCATGGTCGCACGTACCAAATGACTCTTGTTCCTCTCTTGTCTTCCCCAGCAGTCTCACCCGCTGCTAGGTCACCTAGACGTGGCCCACCAGGCAGCAGTCCTGGTTCCCTCCTCAGCCCTGGGTACGGCTGCACCCTCTGCGGCTGCCAGCGCTGCTCCCAGCGCTGCTCCCACTGACAAAACCCACGGTAGGATGGAGCTCGTCACTGGGTAGAGGGCCAGGCTGCTGTTTGGGCTGTAACACACTCCCAGCACCTTGAGAcatgggtggagggggaagtGCTCCGGACAGTCAGCAGCCACTCACACAccgcttctctcctccttcacctcccagtTGTTCCTGACATCTCTACCTACCAGTATGATGAGGCGTCAGGGTACTACTATGACCAACAGACTGGTCTGTACTATGATTCCAACAGCCAGGTAGGAAGACCcgctaccaccccccccccccctcccctcgtcactTCTGCTCCGTCAAAGAGCATGACCTGACTGattgtccctgtgtgtttgctgtAGTACTACTACAACTCCCAGACCCAGCAGTACCTGTACTGGGATAGTGAGCAGCAGGCGTACgtccctgccccagcagcagcagccccagcagagggcagctcAGAGCAGGCTGCTGCCTCCAGCTCCACAGCGCAGGCCTCCACCACACCTGGGAAAGAGGCCAAGGAGAAGAAGGACAAGCCCAAGAGCAAGTCTGCACAGCAGGTAAAGGGATTGAAGATTGACCCCCTGTGGATGTATTGGGCCAACCCAGGGTTCAGTGTGTACCAATGTGTCATGAATGATCATTTCCATGCAGATCAATTATGACAACTAGCTTTCTTAGTTGAGATGACTGTAATATCTGTTTCCCCCATCTAATTCCAGATTGCTAAAGATATGGAGCGCTGGGCAAAGAGTCTGAACAAGCAGAAGGAGAGCTTCAAGAGCGGCTTCCAGACcttgcagggcagggaggaggagaagagggagtctGCTGCGGCCGACGCTGGCTTCACACTGTTCGAGAAGGTATCTACTCCTTTCATTTGTTCATGGAATTCCCTGTGTCATTGTGAGTTGCGAGTGTTTTATCATAGGTTATGATGACGATCAGTATGAGTCCTGTGGTATATTTTAAAGCCAGGTTTGAGTGTTTGAAAGGGATAGGTGGAGCAGTAACTGAGCCTGTGTGTTTTCCTCTGgcagcatggtgcagggtttgAGGCCCAGCCCCTGATGCTGCCCCCTGAGCAGGTGAAGAGTGCAGAACTGGTGATCCCAGCCAAGGTGAGTTGTTGGCTCAGACAGCACTGAGTCAGTAGGAGGGGGTGCTTGGAGGAGAGGTttgatgtgatgtgtgtttcagagtggCCTGGTGGCAGCCTACAGTGGGGACAGTGACCCAGAGGAGGCAGCGGCGGCGTCCTTTGAGCGGTCTGAGGAAGGAAGTGACAAGCTGATGGACTGGAACAAGATGGCCTGCCTGCTCTGCCGACGACAGTTCCCCAACAAAGAGGCCTTGCTGCGCCACCAACAGCTCTCTGACTTGCACAAGGTAGGATGGCCAAACGGCAGGCTCACTGAGTCACTGTGTATTTTTGGCCTAGCCATCTGCTCATGGGGCCAGAATTGTCCCTTTAGCGCAAGGTGAGAAAGTACAGTGTATTCTCGAAGATGTGAAAATGACTTGTGAATGGAATTGACTCAAAGATGCGATACCTTAACCCATAATGTTCTTGTTCATTTATTTTTAGCAAAACATGGAAATTCACAGACGATCTAAACTATCAGAGGCGGAACTTGAGGAattggagaggaaggagacggAGGTATTAGCACTTTGATGAATTGTAAAATGTGTAGATTACTTGAATATAGATGTCTTCTAATTaaaattcttttttttcctgatATAAGCTGAAGTATCGAGACAGGGCTGCTGAACGAAGGGAAAAATATGGAGTTCCTGAACCTCCAGCACCGAAGAAGAAGAAATTCTATCAGCCTCCCACCCCAACTGTGTGAGTCTTAAACCATTTAAAACAGTTTTGTATGGATAGATAGGTACTACATATCCCCATGGGGAAATTGAACAGGTTAAACAGGTTAAAAGCAGGGTAGGGCATGTTTTttagaagcactttttgtcatatttgattAAATAAACTTCTGATATGACACATCCTGATggcaatcaataaatcaaatgctCTGACAGTAAAATAGAATACACCTGGTATCTGTGGCCGtcacaggactgtaataaacactagTCAGTACATGCGTTTTGGGTTTTATATTTTCAAACTCAAGCCAAAATGAGGAGTTTCATCAAACTTACCTACCCTGCTTTCTGAAGAGCATTTTTAGACCTTCCTTTTATTTGACCCTGCAACATACCAGTAGTTCCAGGACACTCAtcatcccctctgccctccctcacaggaACTATGAGCAGCCCACGAAAGATGGCCTCACGagtgacaacatcggcaacaaGATGCTGCAGGCCATGGGCTGGCAGGAGGGCAAGGGTCTGGGGCGCAACCAGCAGGGCATCACAGCGCCCATCTCGGTGAGTCAGCCCAGACCCAGGAACACATGTCACCTGGAGACGGTGTTGTTGGTGTGGTGTGATCCCACCACGGCTCCCCAGGCTCCTCCTTACAGATGCGAGCATGCACGCTCACTTTGTGAAGAAGCCCAATTAGCAGAGCTACCTGAAGCATAACTCTACCCAGTCTGTCTGCTTCAATAAACATCTACCTTtctttccccctttctcctcctcttcctctctctctccccctcctccgcagGCCTCATTAAGGACAAAGGGTACAGGCTTGGGCATTAAAGGAAGCTCCTATGAACTCTCAGCATCTGACACCTACAAGGATGCTGTTCGCAAAGCCATGTTTGCACGCTTTACTGAAATAGAGTAAACCATCTACCTGCTTTTTCACAATTTGAACAATACGAGATACATCGTTTATTGAATATAATTTACTACTGCCTTGTGTTTATTCCAGATGTTTCGTTATAATTGAATATCCAACAATTCGGTATATTTTTGGTTAATGAAAAGCTCCTGAtttgggttggggggggggggttagtggggTGAGAAACTGATGTTGAAGGTATCTGACAGATCTGTTCCTAGGCCAAACTATTCATGACATAGTACGAATGTgtcatgctttttttttttacatgatgaAATGCTTTCTAGCATTTTGTTGAGAATGTACAGTGTGtatagtttttgttgttgtacagAATAGGAATGGTGTGactctgctgtgtttgtctttgagagaTAAAATAAAACATCAATAAAACTTgacagtttgtttgttttacattCGAAAGTCCTTAATTGGTGTTCCACACCATCGTCAAGCCACTCCCCACAGAACCACAAATGAGGTGATGTTTCATGATACGTTCATTTCTGCTATGGATTCGTGTTTGTTAGAGAGGTATGCTTTAAGAAGGCGTGCTCTGGTAAGCAGACTAAAAGGAAGGCGCCAAGTATTTCTGAGACGGATCTAGACGTTACGGCATCTATCACAACTATCCTCACAACTATTCTCACAACTTGCAGTATCTACCTGCATCTTTCCTGCTTTGTGCAAAAACAGGTAAGATCTGATATTGAATTAATTGAAATCTGGAATCTATCCATTCCAGATGGACTTATTTgcaactttttttaaatataactTTGGAAAGTAGCAGGTATACTGTTTATTAAATGAGTTTGAGAGTTTCATCGGAGTGCCAGCAGTATATTGTTTATAGATTACATGTACACAGTTGTGAAGTGCATTTAAATGGAATGTGTGGTGA containing:
- the LOC134023064 gene encoding RNA-binding protein 5-like isoform X1, with protein sequence MGADKRLGRSERSGRYGSDGGREDSEWRERRDRDPERDYDRRWGDERQRDRYEDRRDRESPERGRKRHNSDRSEDGYHSDGDYQDQDPDYRMEQEEESKTIMLRGLSLNVIEEDIRVALEQLQGPQPVDIRLMKKRTGISRGFAFVEFYHLQDATRWMETNQNQLEIQGKSIACHYSNRKHKFENWLCNSCGLYNFRKRLKCFRCGAVKVEGESAGPSGVNTEPQHTGDFYGDTIILRNIAPLSSVEAILTMLAPYAHLSAGNIRLIKDKQTGQNRGFAFVQLSSPLEASQLLTILQGLQPPLKLDGKTIGVDYAKSARKDLLTPDGSRVSAFSVASTAIAAAQWSSSQLQQGLGATTEYGALQEGYRQYTQNYQPWPQLEGLATTSLGDGILGAAPGVKTLIPSAAGVVVSQTAQVYQPHILTQTALQQSHPLLGHLDVAHQAAVLVPSSALGTAAPSAAASAAPSAAPTDKTHVVPDISTYQYDEASGYYYDQQTGLYYDSNSQYYYNSQTQQYLYWDSEQQAYVPAPAAAAPAEGSSEQAAASSSTAQASTTPGKEAKEKKDKPKSKSAQQIAKDMERWAKSLNKQKESFKSGFQTLQGREEEKRESAAADAGFTLFEKHGAGFEAQPLMLPPEQVKSAELVIPAKSGLVAAYSGDSDPEEAAAASFERSEEGSDKLMDWNKMACLLCRRQFPNKEALLRHQQLSDLHKQNMEIHRRSKLSEAELEELERKETELKYRDRAAERREKYGVPEPPAPKKKKFYQPPTPTVNYEQPTKDGLTSDNIGNKMLQAMGWQEGKGLGRNQQGITAPISASLRTKGTGLGIKGSSYELSASDTYKDAVRKAMFARFTEIE